The following are encoded together in the Ktedonobacterales bacterium genome:
- a CDS encoding MaoC family dehydratase translates to MPTQEGWRGRFFEDFEVGDVYQHPLGRTVTTTDNIWFTLLTQNTAPIHFDHHYAAQTEFGKPLVDSTFTLALVTGQSVIDISQNVFANLGWDQVRLPNPVFEGDTIYSQSEVLQKRESKSRPNVGIVTVKTTGYNQDGKVVITFERTALIYKRGLAPQIARLTPGEPK, encoded by the coding sequence ATGCCAACGCAAGAGGGCTGGCGAGGCCGGTTCTTTGAGGATTTTGAGGTTGGCGATGTGTATCAGCATCCGCTGGGCAGAACCGTAACCACCACCGACAATATCTGGTTTACATTGCTGACGCAGAACACGGCCCCGATTCATTTCGACCATCACTACGCCGCGCAGACGGAGTTTGGCAAGCCCCTGGTTGACTCCACCTTCACGCTGGCGCTGGTGACGGGCCAGAGCGTGATTGATATTTCCCAGAATGTGTTTGCGAACCTGGGATGGGATCAGGTGCGGTTGCCCAATCCGGTCTTTGAGGGCGATACCATTTATTCGCAATCAGAGGTGCTTCAGAAGCGCGAATCGAAGTCGAGGCCCAACGTTGGCATCGTGACTGTCAAGACGACGGGCTATAATCAGGATGGCAAGGTTGTGATTACGTTTGAGCGAACGGCGCTGATCTATAAGCGCGGCCTGGCCCCGCAGATCGCGCGCCTGACGCCAGGAGAGCCGAAATGA